In Frondihabitans sp. PAMC 28766, the following proteins share a genomic window:
- a CDS encoding aldo/keto reductase, whose protein sequence is MTAHSILPRVGFGAAGIARPRANTDPSLTRVGEDEGMITLATAWEEGLRWFDTAPFYGEGRAERMVGDFLRGKPRHDYLLSTKVGRVIEDGDAVFDFSAEGIRRSIDASLERLGVDRFDVVFLHDPDDHLDQAVTDAWPAMLALRNDGVADRIGIGVTRVSTATELIERAGPEVLLLAERYTLLDPEAADRLFPLCQRYGVDVAIAGALSGGMIDGVEATNFHYQPLTPTDAARAAAIRRVCASYGVPTAAVALQFVLAHPTVTSVLTGPARAGQLLDNLGWLRTPVPAEVWQSLRRDGLLAADVPTPPPGSPEHQCRYWRDRFGESPLELNGSRSRGMAIVPTYSNPSGLSMGDFELTARTWRLLRGFSCVATRPRGASSTSSPRRASAYPM, encoded by the coding sequence GTGACTGCCCACTCGATCCTCCCACGCGTCGGCTTCGGCGCCGCCGGCATCGCCCGTCCACGGGCTAACACGGACCCTTCCCTGACACGCGTCGGCGAGGACGAGGGGATGATCACCCTCGCAACCGCCTGGGAGGAGGGCCTGCGCTGGTTCGACACCGCACCGTTTTACGGCGAGGGGCGCGCCGAACGCATGGTCGGAGATTTTCTGCGCGGCAAGCCGCGTCACGATTACCTGCTTTCCACGAAGGTCGGCAGGGTTATCGAGGACGGCGACGCCGTCTTCGACTTCAGCGCGGAAGGGATCCGACGCTCCATCGATGCGAGCCTCGAGCGGCTCGGCGTTGACCGGTTCGATGTGGTGTTCCTTCACGACCCGGATGACCACCTGGATCAAGCCGTCACCGACGCGTGGCCCGCGATGCTCGCCCTCCGCAATGACGGTGTCGCCGACCGCATCGGGATCGGCGTTACCCGCGTGTCCACGGCGACTGAGCTGATCGAGCGCGCTGGTCCGGAGGTGCTGCTCCTTGCCGAGCGTTACACGTTGCTTGACCCGGAGGCGGCGGACCGCCTGTTCCCACTCTGCCAGCGTTACGGAGTCGACGTGGCAATCGCCGGTGCACTCAGCGGCGGGATGATCGACGGCGTCGAGGCAACAAACTTCCACTATCAGCCGCTCACCCCGACCGATGCGGCTCGCGCAGCGGCGATCCGTCGCGTGTGCGCTTCCTACGGGGTGCCCACCGCGGCGGTGGCATTGCAGTTTGTGCTCGCGCATCCGACTGTCACGTCGGTGCTCACAGGGCCCGCGCGCGCCGGACAGCTTCTCGACAACCTCGGATGGTTGCGCACGCCGGTGCCCGCTGAAGTGTGGCAGAGTCTCCGTCGCGATGGACTGCTTGCCGCGGACGTGCCGACCCCGCCACCAGGCTCCCCGGAGCACCAATGCCGTTACTGGCGTGATCGCTTCGGGGAATCCCCTCTGGAGTTGAACGGCTCTCGTTCGCGCGGAATGGCGATCGTCCCGACGTACTCGAACCCTTCGGGTCTAAGCATGGGCGATTTCGAGCTCACGGCGCGGACTTGGCGTCTGCTTCGCGGATTTTCATGCGTCGCGACACGTCCCCGTGGGGCATCCTCGACGAGCTCGCCTCGGAGGGCGTCCGCTTATCCCATGTAG
- a CDS encoding ThuA domain-containing protein, whose translation MANDKQRHRTAVILSGAGRYADPWHPFAETSARLAEIIELEGFDVEIAENVDERMTGLSDVDLLVMNVGNPIDLDPALDEPTRVGLLAYLEAGGPLLSKHSSATGFPWIAEWENIEGGRWVDGQSMHPAYGRAHILVHADRSRVLAGMNDFDLDDERYTYLRVNPAVVPLLGHIHDGVEYLLAWTWHYGTAPVVYHALGHDAASYDSAEHCETVARSVRWLMGDVLRPFPSLRVRVG comes from the coding sequence GTGGCCAACGACAAGCAGCGACATCGAACAGCGGTGATCCTCTCGGGGGCGGGCCGATACGCCGACCCGTGGCACCCATTCGCAGAGACGTCGGCCCGGCTGGCCGAGATCATCGAGCTCGAAGGCTTCGACGTGGAGATCGCTGAGAACGTCGATGAACGGATGACCGGCCTGAGCGACGTCGACCTGCTGGTCATGAATGTTGGTAACCCCATCGATCTTGACCCGGCGTTAGACGAGCCGACACGGGTGGGCCTGCTCGCCTACCTCGAGGCCGGAGGACCGCTCCTTTCCAAGCATTCCTCGGCCACCGGTTTTCCTTGGATCGCCGAGTGGGAAAACATTGAAGGAGGACGGTGGGTGGACGGGCAGAGCATGCACCCGGCCTATGGACGCGCGCACATTCTCGTGCACGCAGACCGTTCTCGAGTCCTCGCCGGGATGAACGACTTCGACCTTGATGATGAGCGGTACACGTACCTGCGCGTCAACCCGGCGGTGGTGCCCCTCCTCGGGCACATCCACGACGGCGTCGAATACCTGCTCGCGTGGACTTGGCACTACGGTACGGCGCCAGTCGTTTACCACGCGCTCGGACACGACGCCGCTTCCTACGATTCCGCCGAGCATTGTGAGACAGTGGCGCGATCTGTGCGCTGGCTGATGGGCGACGTGCTACGGCCGTTCCCATCCCTACGTGTCAGGGTTGGGTGA